CGAGCCCGGGGCCGGGTCCGACCTGGCCAGCCTCCAGACCCGGGCGGTCGAGGACGGCGACGAGTTTGTGGTCAACGGCCAGAAAGTCTGGACCTCGGGCGCCCAGTACGCGGACTGGATCTTCATGCTGGTCCGCACCGACCCGGACGCGCCCAAGCATCGTGGCATCAGCTATCTGCTGGTGGATATGAAAACCCCCGGGGTGACGGTCCGGCCCCTGGTGCTGGTCAACGGCCACGCCCATTTCAACGAAGTCTTTTTTGAGGACGTGCGGGTGCCCAAGGCAAACCTGGTCGGTCCGCTGAACGAGGGCTGGAAGGTGACCATCACCACGCTCATGTTTGAGCGTGGGATTGCCGGCGGCGGGAGCCAGGGCGATCAGATCAAACGCCTGGCCCAGCTGGCGCGCAACGTCGAGTTCAACGGCCGACCGGCCTGGCAGCAGTCCTGGGTGCGCGACAGGCTGGCCCAACTCCACATTGAGCACGAGAGCCTCAAATACACCCGTTTGCGCAGCCTGACCAAACAACTCAAAGGGCTGCCACCCGGCCCCGAAGGTTCCATGCTCAAGCTGTGCAGCTCTGAGCTGGGCGTCAGAATTGCCGAGTTTGCCAGTGAACTCCTGGGCCACAACGCGGTCGTCGATGGGCCGTCCGAGGCCGTGCCCGACGCGACGCGCTGGGTGAACCGGGTGCTGAGTGCTCGCCAGTATACGATTTCGGGCGGCACGAGCGAAATTCAGCGCAATATCATGGGCGAGCGCGTGCTGGGCTTGCCCAAGGGCTGAGACCGGCTCATTTTCTGCGTGCCTGCCACTCGCCGCGCAGGACGGCCATCAGCAGCGTGTCGTGGTAACGGCCGTCGGCGTAGCGGCTTTCGCGCAACAGCCCCTCGCGCCGGAAGCCGACCTTCTGATAGGCGCGGATACCACGCGTGTTGCGCTCGTCCACCTGTACCCAGACCCGGTTCAGGGCCAGCGGACCAAAGGCGTAGTCAAGCACCAGCCCGGCCACCTCCGGGCCGTAGCCCTCGCCCGTCTGACCAATGAGCAGGCCAAAGCTGGCCTGGCGGTTGTCCAGATCGAGATGGTGCAGCTCGGTAACGCCAATCAGCCTATCGGTGTCGCGGCGTACGACGCCGAGCAGCAGGTCGTGCCCGCTGCGGTACAGACGCTCGATACCATCGGCCACGGCGTGGATATCGGCCGCCGGGAAAAAGTCGCCCAGGCTCCAGGTCAGCTCCCTGTCCCGCAGCCAGACGACGATCAGTTCGGCGTCATTACGCTCCAAAGGGCGCAGATACACCCGCCCGCCCGTCAGCACCGTTTCCTGCATCCCTCCCCTATTGCCTCCGTGTCCGCATCCTAGCACCGCC
This genomic window from Desulfurellaceae bacterium contains:
- a CDS encoding acyl-CoA dehydrogenase — encoded protein: MDFQYSPEQEAFRSQLRGWLEAHLPPELCVEDAMDERVAPDRPTFEKRRAWQRSMYEAGWVGIPWPTQYGGRGAGLMEQIVFDEEYTRARAPILPGFSGIALCGPTLMQWGTDAQKQKFLARILRGDDVWCQGYSEPGAGSDLASLQTRAVEDGDEFVVNGQKVWTSGAQYADWIFMLVRTDPDAPKHRGISYLLVDMKTPGVTVRPLVLVNGHAHFNEVFFEDVRVPKANLVGPLNEGWKVTITTLMFERGIAGGGSQGDQIKRLAQLARNVEFNGRPAWQQSWVRDRLAQLHIEHESLKYTRLRSLTKQLKGLPPGPEGSMLKLCSSELGVRIAEFASELLGHNAVVDGPSEAVPDATRWVNRVLSARQYTISGGTSEIQRNIMGERVLGLPKG
- a CDS encoding GNAT family N-acetyltransferase, encoding MQETVLTGGRVYLRPLERNDAELIVVWLRDRELTWSLGDFFPAADIHAVADGIERLYRSGHDLLLGVVRRDTDRLIGVTELHHLDLDNRQASFGLLIGQTGEGYGPEVAGLVLDYAFGPLALNRVWVQVDERNTRGIRAYQKVGFRREGLLRESRYADGRYHDTLLMAVLRGEWQARRK